Within the uncultured Draconibacterium sp. genome, the region TCATCGCGGCGCTCGCGCAACGACGGAATATAAATCGGGAAAACATTAATCCGGTAATACAAATCCTCGCGAAACTCTTCGTTCTCGATCATCTCTTCCAGCTTTCGGTTGGTAGCGCAAATAATGCGCACGTCAGACTTTATAGTTTGTGTACCTCCTACCCGCTCAAACTCGCGCTGTTGGATCATCCGCAAAAGTTTTACCTGTGTCGAAAGTGGAATATCTCCAATCTCATCCAGGAAAATTGTACCGCCATTGGCCAGTTCAAAACGCCCTTTGCGCTGTGTATCGGCTCCGGTAAACGCACCTTTTTCATGTCCGAACAACTCGCTCTCAATCAATGATTCGGGCAAGGCCGAGCAGTTTACTTTTATAAAGGTTTTTCCTTTTCGGGTACTGGCTTCATGAATGGCATCGGCCACCAATTCTTTACCAACACCACTTTCTCCACGAATAAGAACGGTTGAACTTGTTTTTCCAACCATTTGAACCAACGAAAACACATCGCGCATTTTCCCTGAGTTCCCGATCATATTCATGTGCTTTTGCCCCGATATTTTGCTTTCCAGTTCCAGGTTTTTTTGTTTCAGCATCTCCAGTTCTTCCAGTCTTTCCTGGCGATGCAAAGTTGCCCGTATCACCATCGAACCAATAATCGACAGCAGCCGTGTATCTTCATCAACACTGATATACGGATTATAAACGCGGGCAAAACTCAATGTTCCGGTAACTCTTCCTTCGTCAATAACCGGCACACACACAAAAGTTAATTCTTTGCCGTCTTTGTACAATTCCTGGTTTGTCCGGTTCAAAAACAACGACGACTTAGATATTTTTTCAACCACTACGGCCCGCGCCATTTCAACAACTTTTCCGGTAATTCCTTCTCCCAATTTATATTTTGCACGTGCCTGCTGGCTGGAATTTACGCCGTAAGCCGCTTCCATGTATATACACTCGTTCTCGCGGTTTAGAATGGTTAAAAAACAGCGTTCTGCACCAAGGTACTCCGCCACCATTTTTACAATGGTATTCAAATCATTCTTAAACATTTTGCTCTGAATCAATCGCTGACTTATATCAAAAAGTAAAGTCATTTCACTCAGACCATAACATTCTTCCCCGCCCTTTCTGCATTTAATTTCCATAGAAAACTATTATTCATCCAATTCAACAACACCAAATTTCATGAATTAAACAGACATGTGTAAGCATTCGAGATATTATCACATCATTTTAACACTTAATTAATCTATTAACTATCATATAGAAGCTTATTTGTCTGATATATTATCAAAAACACACAAACTGTTATTTAAATAATGATTGGGAAACAATTTAGAATTAATACAAAAACCTTATTTTCGTTACCATATTCTAATATTTCAAGAAAGTGTCGAAAAATTTAATAATCATTCCAACCTATAACGAAAAGGAAAATGTTGAAAAGATGATCCGCAAAGTCTTCTCTTTAGAAATGCCTTTTCATTTGCTGATTGTAGAAGATAACTCGCCTGATGGAACTGCTGACATTGTAAAAGGAGTGATGAAAGAGTATCCAGATCAACTCCATATTCTGGAAAGAAAAGGGAAACTGGGTTTAGGTACTGCTTATATTGCAGGTTTTAAGTGGGCACTGGAAAGAGATTATGAAGCGATATGCGAAATGGATTGCGATTTTTCGCATAATCCCGACGATTTGCTGAAGCTTTTTAGTGCCATTGAAAATGGTGCTGATGTAGCTATTGGTTCACGTTATATTACTGGAATTAATGTGGTAAACTGGCCCCTCGGTCGTGTACTAATGTCGTATTTTGCATCGATGTATGTGCGTATTGTTACCGGAATGAATGTACGCGACACCACGGCAGGTTTTGTTTGCTGGAAACGAAATGTACTGGAAACCATCGAACTCGACAAAATTAGACTGATCGGCTACGGTTTCCAGATTGAAATGAAATTTACAGCCCACAAATTTGGGTTCAATATCCAGGAAGTGTCGATTGTGTTTACCGACCGCAAGGAAGGAACATCGAAAATGAGCGGCGGTATTTTTAACGAAGCACTTTGGGGCGTATTGAAAATGAAACTTCGCAGCTTCACAAAGAAATACGAACACACAGAATAAAGAATGATGATTTTAGGAGGAGAATTTCAATTGTAAAAATTGATCGAAATTCGCAAATCAAAATATTATTTTGGCTGCCGCGTGCAGCCTTTTTTATTTGCCATCAATAGTCATCGAAAGTGAACAATGCGCCATAAACAAGGTTTGACAAAAGAGTGCTGAATTTCATGCCGTGCAGACAAGAAGGGTTTCGGCGTATTTTAGTAACTTTGTTATAAATCAAAAATCCGGGAAAATGAAAACGCTGATTAAAGACGCAACAATTGTAAACGAGGGATTAAAATTTAAAGGAAGTGTTTTAATTGATGGTGAAAAGATAGAGAAGATATTTCCCCACGTAATCCCTGCCGGTTTTGATTTAAGTCAAACTGAGGTAATTGATGCTTCCGGGCTTTTATTGATTCCCGGCGTAATTGACGATCAGGTACACTTTCGCGAACCGGGATTAACCCACAAAGGCGAAATTGCTACCGAAAGTAAAGCTGCTGCAGCCGGTGGTGTTACCACTTATATGGAAATGCCCAACACCAAACCGCAAGCCGTTACACAAGAGGAGTTGCAGAAAAAATTCGATAGAGCTGCTGAAGTTTCAGCGGTTAATTATTCGTTTTACATGGGGGCCACCAACGACAATTTGCAGGAAGTGCTTAAAACTGATCCGACAAAAGTGTGCGGAATAAAAGTTTTTATGGGCTCTTCAACCGGAAATATGTTGGTTGACGACGATGCAACCTTATCCGAAATTTTTAAAAATGCACCAACTTTGGTTGCCACTCACTGCGAAGATGAAGCTACGATAAAAGCCAACACCGAAATTGCACGCCAACGTTATGGAGAAAATGTACCAATTTCGCGCCACTGCCACATTCGCAGTGACGAAGCTTGTTATAAATCCTCGTCGAAAGCCGTTGAACTGGCATCTAAATTCGATACGCGTTTACATATTCTACACCTTTCATCGGCAAAAGAAATGAGCCTTTTCTCTTCGGGAAAAGTTGGCGACAAAAAAATTACAGCCGAAGTTTGTGTTCATCACCTATGGTTCGATGAGCGCGACTACATTGATTATGGAACGCGTATAAAATGGAATCCGGCGGTAAAATGCGAAAAAGATAAAGTAGCACTTTGGGAAGCTTTGCTGGCCGATAAAATTGATGTAATTGCGACCGACCACGCACCCCATACTTTAGAAGAAAAAAATAACTCGTACTTTAAAGCTCCGTCAGGCGGTCCGCTGGTTCAGCACTCACTGGTTGCCATGCTCGAATTGAGCAAAAAAGGCTTTATCTCAGTGGAAAAAGTGATTGAAAAAATGTGTCATGCTCCTGCTGATCTTTTTCGCGTGAACAAACGTGGTTACATCCGCGAAGGTTATTTTGCCGACCTTGTTTTGGTTGATCCGAACAAAAACTGGATTGTTGCACCCGAAAATATCTTATACAAATGTGGTTGGGCGCCGTTCGAGCGAACTGAGTTTTCAAACCAGGTAGTAAGCACTTTTGTAAACGGGTTAAAAGTGTACGACAACAACCGGATCATTCATTCAAATTACGGACAGGCAATTACATTTAATCTGTAGTCCCGTAGAACCTAAAATATTCCCACAATGAAGCTCCTCGCAGCAAACTGACGAGGTATCACATCGAAAAATCATTATTTTATTCGCACCAAGATGCGGGGAATAAAAACCCATGAGATCCCTCGTCTACCGCTCGGGATCAGTTCGTCTAAATGATTTTGAAAACAAAATCATAGTCTCACTGATTTAAACCTATTTCGCAGTTATACGTTAATGACTGCACAACTTATTCGTTAAATAAGTTACACATTCATAAGGTGGTTTCTCTTGTTAGAAATCACCTTATTCCGTTTTTAATCATCCAACATTTTCTGTGGTAATTCTTTGGTGGCTTTTGCTCCCAGCTTTTTAATATTCTCAACCCGACGCACCAGGTTTCCGGCACCGGTATGCAATTTGTTTACAGCCGATTCATATGTTTTCTGAGTAGTTGACAGGTTCTTACCAATGTTTTCCATATCGGCAATAAAACCCACAAATTTGTCGTAAAGCGCACCACCTTGTTTGGCAATTTCAATGGCATTTCGGGTTTGGTTTTCCTGCTGCCAAATGGATGAAATGGTACGCAAAGTTGCCAGCAGAGTCGACGGACTTACAATCACTACTTTCTGATCCCAGGCAAAAGAGAACAATTCCTGATCCTCCTGAATAGCCACACTAAACGAGGCTTCGATTGGAATAAACAGCAACACAAAATCGGGAGAATTCAGCTTGCTCGCTGTTTGATAATGTTTTTCGCTCAATCCCTTAATGTGCGTTCTCAAACTTAAAAGATGCTCTTTTACGAACTTCACTCTCTCCTCATCGCTTTCTGCATTCACTGCTCGTTCATAGGCAATCATCGACACTTTCGAATCGACAATAATGTGTTTGTTATCCGGCAGGTTAATTACGATATCCGGCTGGATGCGTTTACCTTCTTCGGTAGTATCACTGAATTGTTTTTGGTAGCCCTGCTCACCTTCGTTCAATCCCGATCGCTCCAGAATACGTTCCAAAACCACTTCGCCCCAATTACCTTGTTTTTTCACATCGCCTTTCAGTGCTTTCGTCAGATTGTTGGCTTCTTCGCTAATTTTGTTGTTCAGGTCGTACAATTTTTTCAACTCAGCCTTCAAGTCGGTCTGATCTTTTAATCCCTGTTTGTAAGTATCGTCTACTTTTTTCTCAAAAAGCTGGATTTTTTCTTTCAACGGATTTAATACCTCGCCAATGTTTTTCTGGTTGGCTGCCGTAAATTTCTCACTATTTTTCTCCAGAATTTTATTGGCTACATTTTCAAACTCAACCGTCAACTTCTTCTGAATTTTTTCCAGTTCCTCTTTCTGCTCTTGTAACTTTTCTTCCTGATTTTTAAGCTGCACTTTGGCATTCTCAAGGCGCACATTCAAAGCTTTATTTTCTTCGCGGTAAGCGTGTAATTCCGCTTTCCACTCATCGGCTTCGGTTTTTAGCCCATTGTAACGTTCCTGCCAAACCAGCCCCTGTTTTTCAATTTCAGCCTTTTGAGCTAAAAACTCACTTTCCTTTTCAAAAAGCAATTTCCCAGCGTCGGCCTGTCCTTTTTGCGCTTTCAATTTCAGAAAAAGAAAAGCAACAATACCACCAACTACCACTCCAGCAACCAGATAAATAATCTCCATTTTGATTTTGTTTGAAACTTAAAAGTACAAAAATGCAAAGAAGCTCAAGCAAAGACAAGAAAAAATAGTTTATTGAATTTACAAGGCAGTTAATTTTTATACTTTTAGGTGAAAATTGCGAGAATTTTATGGAGGTTAAAATTGAAGAAGGCTGGAAAAAGCAGTTAAACGAAGAGTTTGAAAAGGATTATTTTTCGGAGTTAAGTACGTTTGTTCGCAACGAATACAAAACAAAACGAATATATCCTCCCGGAAAACTGATTTTTAATGCGTTTGACCAGTGCCCGTTTGAGAAGCTAAAAGTGGTTATCATCGGCCAGGATCCGTATCATGGCCCCGGACAAGCACATGGACTTTGTTTTTCGGTGAACGATGGAATTCCGTTTCCTCCAAGTTTGCGTAATATTTTCAAGGAACTAAACAGCGATGTGGGCAAACCAATTCCCCAAACCGGCGATTTAACCGACTGGGCCCGCCAAGGAGTTTTGTTATTAAATGCCACATTAACGGTTCGTGCACACCAGGCAGCTTCGCACCAAAAAAAGGGTTGGGAACAATTTACCGATGCCGTAATTGAAAAGATAAATGCCGAAAAAGAAAATGTGGTTTTTCTGCTGTGGGGAAATTATGCCATTAGCAAAAGTAAGTTTATCGACCAGGACAAACATTTTGTGTTAACATCGGTGCATCCGTCGCCACTTTCGGCAAGCCGCGGATTTTTTGGCAACAAACATTTTAGTCGCACCAACGAATTTCTTGTTTCAAAAGGACTGGAACCGATAAACTGGTAAAAAAATCAGCGGGTGACTATAAGAAAATACAAATAGTCACCCGCTGATTATTATATAATCATTGCAGTTAAAAACCGCAAATACTTACCACTTATAAACGATAGAGTTGATGTTCATTCCGGCCCCCACCGAGCAAAAAATGGTGTAGTCGCCTTCATTTACTTCATGACCGTCCATTTTTCCTTTAACCACCAAATCAACCAATGTTGGTACGGTAGCCGTCGACGAGTTGCCGAGTTTATTAATACTCATTGGCATAATTCCTTCGGGCACTTCTTTTTGACCATACAACTTTAATACGCCGGCAAGAATCGCCTCATCCATCTTTTCATTGGCCTGATGGATAAATATCTTTTTGATGTCAGCCAGATCAAGACCGGCTTTTTCAATACTATCTTTTACTACTCCCGGCACGGTTGTAATGGCATAAACATATAATTTTCGACCATCCATTTTTACAAACAGCTCATCTCCTTCAAAATCAGGGTTGCTCGATTCGCCTAAAATTAGCAGGTTGGCATATTTAACAGAATCAGAACGACTTGAGTGCGACAAAATTCCGACAGGCTCTTCGCTTTCAACAGCCTCAAGAACAGCTGCACCGGCACCATCGGCATAAATCATCGAATCGCGGTCGTGTGGATCAGAAATACGCGAAAGTGCATCAGCTCCAACAACAACTCCGCGCTTTGCCAAACCACTTTTTATGTAGGCGTCAGCGGTAATCATTCCCTGTGTCCATCCCGGGCAACCAGAAACAACATCATGGCAAAAACAAGCCGGATTTTTTATCTTCAGCTTCATTTTAACCTTGTTGGCCAAACTTGGCAGCACATCAGTTCTGACATTACCATCTAAAATATCGCCAAAGTTATGGCACACAATAATAAAATCCAGGCTCTCCATCGAAACTTCAGCCGTTTTACATGCATCTTCAACAGCCATTGCTGCAATATCCGACGTTACCAGGTTGCTTTCAATGTAGCGTCGCTCTTCAATATTGGTAATCTCTTTTAACTTCTGAATAATCTCCTCATTGCTTTTATCTTCAATCTTTTTCTTCGACGGAGTATAAAATTCATTATTCAAGAAATGTGTATTCTCAATTATTTGAGTTGGAAGCGTACTTCCTGTACCAATAATTCTTGTATATGTTTGCTTTGCCATAATTCGAAATTAAGCTTTCGCTTTGTCTTTATATGTCTTTAATTCAAATTTTTCGCCATCGAAAACGCCATATGAAAACGCTTTTATCCAGTCGCCAAGTATAACAAACCGGGTATTTTCGTTCATTTTTTCATTTACCAGCTGATGCCGATGACCCATTATAAAATAATCTACAGGATTTGTTTTTAAAAAATCCGCGGCAAATTTATACATTCCATCTTTATTTGCCATAAAATCATCGTCATAATCTGCATTTGATAACCTACTGGATGCAGACCACTTATGTGCAATATTGAATGCAAAATTTGGATGCAACCTCGAGAAAAGCCATCGCATGGTATTATTTGTAAAGATCTTTTTCAGAAAAATATAGCCTTTATCCGATGCATCGAGCCCATCGCCATGAGCCAGAAAAAATCGTTTTCCGTGTATTTCGCGTATAATATAATTGTGATGAACTTTGATTCCTGTTTCTTCTGCCAGGTAATCGTACACCCACATATCGTGGTTTCCGGTAAAGAAATGCACCGGAATTCCTTTGTCGGTAAGATCGGCTAGCCGTCCTAAAATACGTGTAAAACCACGGGGAACAACCTTCTTGTATTCGTACCAGAAATCGAAAATATCGCCCATCAGGTACAACTCTTCAACATCATCGCTAATATCGTCGAGCCAGGAAGCGAATAACAACTCACGTTCCCGGTTGTTATTCAAAGCCGGAGCACCAAGATGCACATCGGAGACAAAATATATTTTCCGTTTTTGTGTCAATTTACCGGTTTTATACTAGTCGAGAAGTTGAGCCAACGCTTTGTCTAAAGCCGGCCCTCTAAGGTTTTTGGCAACAATTTTGCCTTCTTCGTTCAGCAAATAGTTAAACGGAATGCTTTGCACATTGTAAACAGCCGCAGCCATTTTGCTTCCTTCCATGTCGCCAACATTTATCCAGGTTAGTTTATCCTGGTCGATAGCATCCACCCACTCGGCACGATTTACATCTACACTTACCTGGTAAATTTCGAAACCTTTGCGTTTGTATTTATTGTATGCTTCAACCAACACCGGGTTTTGAATGCGCGAAGCACGGTCGACAGCCGCCCAAAACTGTACCAAAACAACTTTGCCAAGTAACGACGACAGCGCAACCTCATTTCCATCAGGATCGGGTAAAAGAATATCAGGACTGTTTGAACCTTGCTCCTGAATAAACTTGCGCATTTCCTCCGACTGTTCCTGACGCACAAACTGCAGCGCATTATTGTAAAGTGCCTGGACCTGTTCTGATTTTGGGTAAATCGAATTCAACGCCGAAGCAGCAGTTTTCATTACCTGCATATCGCTGACAATAAAATTGTTATCCAGTTTTTGATACAATGCCAAAACACTTGCCATTGAAAAAGGATTCTCGCGAACAAAGTTTGTAGAGAACTCTACTTGCTCCACAATGATCTTATCGTGTTCTTCAGCCCAGAGTGGTCGTGCATTATCATATTCCGGATTCCCGGCGTACAAATTCTCCAACGATTTAATCGAGTCCAGTTTATGTCGGGTCTCTTTCAGTTTCGAATCCAACAGTTTTACCTGGTCCGATCCGGTCGATCCTTCAACATTGTATTCACGATCGAAATTGGCAGCATCGGCTTCAACGGTTACTGTTTCTGCCGAGTCAACCAGCAGAGTGATAAAACTCTGATCGTTAAGTTTTAAAAGGTAAAATGTAGGAATTCCGGTCATTGCTGAAATTTCAAACTCACCTTTTTTATTGATTTTTGTTTCTGCTATCTTTTTTAGCGAATTGGTGTGCAATTCTTCCAAAACAATAGTTTGATCTTCGGCGTGCGTAATTTTACCACGGATTGTAAACTCCTTTTCTTTTTTACACCCCCCCAACACAAGCAGGGCGGCTACTAAAAAATATAAAACTCTGTACGTCATGTTTTTCATTCGATTAATATAATCTACCAAAAAGGTATTGTAGTAAACGTGCAAATTGGTTTTAAACTTAAGTTATTTCCAAAGATGCCCATATCGTTATAAAGGGCGTAAAATTAACAATTTTGCATACATCGAAAATAGCAATCAAAGAAAATAACAATTTTTATCGTTTCAATTAAATATAAAAGCGATTACAGAGGCATAAACAAAGCGACTGATTTTATTGGATTTTCTGCAAAATCGATAAAAAAGGCATTCCTCATCACATAATTTTACCTCGATTCGACACAGCGACTTTAATAGCTTTAAAATTTTCAATAGGTTTGTAGCGCAAAACATTTTATACAAAACCAGTGAAGATCCATTATTCGCTCGACGATTTTAATGCCATTAACCCGGTGGTAACCATCGGTACTTTCGATGGGCTGCACAAAGGGCACCAGTCGGTTATTGAAGAATTACAACAACTGGCCAAAGAAATTAATGGCGAAACGGTGATCTTTACATTTTACCCTCACCCCCGGGTTGTAACTTCGCCTGACGAAAAAAGCCTTCGTTTGCTGACTACCAAAGAGGAGAAAATTAAGTTGTTTAAAAAGTTTGGCGTCGATCATCTGATCATTTATCCTTTCAACAAAGAATTTGCAGAGCTTTCGTACACCGACTTTGTAAAAGATATTTTGGTAAATAAAATAGGCACCCGTTGTTTGGTTGTGGGCTACGACCACCGCTTTGGCAAAAACCGCGAGGGCGGCTACGAATACCTGCTGGAATGTGCAGAAAAAAATAATTTTACGGTTAAAAAAACCGATGCACTGTCGGTTGAGGCCGAGAAAGTTAGTTCTACAAAAATCAGGGCAGCGCTGCAATCGGGCGACATAAAAAAGGCCAACCAGTACCTGGACTACGAATTTACCTTGCACGGAACCGTTGTAAAAGGCATGCAATTGGGCCGCAAACTGGGTTTCCCCACTGCAAATATTGAGGCATCTGACAAATATAAAATCATTCCGGGCTACGGCGTTTATGCTGTTTTAATTGAAATAGAAGACAAGCAGTATAAAGGAATGCTGAATATTGGCACGCGCCCAACTTTTAACAACAATGCCGACAACCGAAGTATTGAAGTAAATATTTTTGACTTTTCGGGCGATATGTATGGCGACGATATCACGCTAATTTTTATCGACAAAATCAGGGAAGAGCAGAAATTCTCCGGTGTTGATGCGCTGGTTGAGCAACTAAAAACGGACAAAAAAGTAGCTGTCGAACTTCTCACCGACTACTAATCCTGTTTTAACAAACTGCAGCTTATTGGTAAATGATCAGACATTCGGTAATCGAGCGTTTCAAAATTGTACGACTCAAACCGGTCTCCATGCAAAATATAATCAATACGAAACGAAGGCAACTTCCCAATATAAGTGCGGCCTATTCCCTGCCCCGAATTAACAAAAGCATCGGTTAAACCATCGGCTAAAGTGTGGTACGAAAACGAAACCGGCGTATCGTTAAAATCGCCACAAACAATTACGTTGTGAGGCGACTGATCGATGTATTTACGAATTTCGCGTACCTGCTCGGCACGCAATCGGAAAGCCTCCCTAAATTTCGCGCTCATTTCTTTCACCTCTTTAATGTCCTTCTCTTCACTAATTCCAGGCGACTCAATAATTGAATATTTATCCGGATCAATGTGATACGATTGTAAATGAATATTGAAAATCCGAACCGTGTCCGAGTCGATTAAAACATCGGTATAAATGGTAATATTTCTGGAGTTTTCAAATCGAATTTCGCCCATATATAAAATCGGATAACGGGTCATGGTAACCGAACCGTAAGTAGTGCTCGAACGTGCAAACTGGTAGTGTTTTATCGATTCCAGATCTTGAACTGTTTGGGCAAGATTAAAAATGCTGTTCTTACGCAAACGGGCTTCCTGCAAACAAATAATATCAGCGTTTTGATCGGCTAAAAATGAAATGATTTTCGTTGCATTTTCTTTCTGAGTTCCGCTGGTGTCGGCCACAAAATGTTTTACGTTGTACGAAACAACCTTAATATCGGCCTCTTCGCTGCTTTTACCTTTTATCTGCATAAATCGTGTAAAGTAGCCCCAGCCAATTAACACCATCCCCACCGACAACAAGGTGTATCGCGGTTTAAATAAAATCCAGAGCACAATAAACAGGAGATTGCCGCCCAGCAAAAACGGGTAGGCCATTCCGAATATCGACGGCAACCAATACTTATCGGGCGCGATGTACACAGAAAGGTAGGATGCGGCAAGGGCCAGTGCCAAAAGTATGTTGACAAAAAATAATATGTTACGGAGTGCTTTTCTCAAAATGTTGATTTAGTTGTCTGCAAAATAAAAAATCGTTTGCAATAATGAACGCAAAATATTCATTTTCATGATGCAGAAACTGTTTATTTTTGACATCGGAGCATGCGGTTTTTATTATTCAAATCACGACGCAATTCTATCGACTTAAATCCCAATTGCTTAACAAGCGCCACCATTTCGTCTCCTAAATTTTCGTTGATCTCAAAAAACAGGTAGCCACTTTCGTTTAATTGTTTCGCTGCAAACTGCGCAATGGTACGGTAAAAAATCAGTGGATCGCTATCGCTCACAAACAAAGCCAGCTCGGGTTCGTGCTCCAACACATTGGCTTCCATCTGCTTCTTTTCGCGTTCCATCACATATGGAGGATTGCTTACAATCACGTCAAACTGCGGCCACGAAAGTTCCTGCCAATTTAAAATATCTGCGTGTTCAAAAGCAACTTCCAGCTTATTCTTTTGCGCATTTTCGGTTGCGAGCGATAATGCAGTTTCCGATACGTCAACAGCCATTACCACGGTAGTGGGCAATTCATTTTTTAAAGCCAGAGGAATACAACCACTTCCGGTGCCAATATCCAGGATTTTTGCAGACGCCGGAATTTCCGTTTTACATATCCACTCCACCAACTCTTCGGTTTCAGGCCGCGGAATTAAAACTCCCGGTTTCACCTTCAATTGTAACCCGTAAAATTCGGCAACACCCAAAATATACTGAATGGGTTCGTGTGTTTTAAGTCGCTGAACAATGCTTTTTATCCGATCTGATTCATAGTTTTCCAACACCCGGTCTTTTTCCAGAATCATTTGCGTATACGACAATCCCAACACGCTATTCATTATCATTTGTATAAATCCTGAAATTTCGGTTTCGGGATAAAACGGCGCCAATTCTGCCCGGATGTATTGAATAGTTTTCTGCATTGTGTACTTTTGTTGCTGCAAATTTAGTCTTTCCTTGAAAATGACAACCGAAAAAAAATATATGGCTCGTTGTATCGAGCTGGCCCGCATGGGTGCCGGACATGTTTCGCCAAACCCGATGGTTGGGTGCGTTATTGTTCATTCCGACCGGATTATAGGCGAAGGATTTCACCAGAAACACGGACAGGCACATGCCGAAGTAAACGCCATAAACTCGGTTACCGACGCCGGGAAGCTGAAAGAAAGCACCATTTACGTTTCTTTAGAACCCTGTGCACATTACGGCCTAACGCCTCCTTGTTCCGATCTGATCATTCAGAAACAAATTCCGCGTGTGGTAATTGGCAGTATCGACCCGTTTGCAAAAGTGGCCGGTAAAGGAATTGAACGACTAAAGAATGCCGGAATTGAAG harbors:
- a CDS encoding TlpA disulfide reductase family protein encodes the protein MTYRVLYFLVAALLVLGGCKKEKEFTIRGKITHAEDQTIVLEELHTNSLKKIAETKINKKGEFEISAMTGIPTFYLLKLNDQSFITLLVDSAETVTVEADAANFDREYNVEGSTGSDQVKLLDSKLKETRHKLDSIKSLENLYAGNPEYDNARPLWAEEHDKIIVEQVEFSTNFVRENPFSMASVLALYQKLDNNFIVSDMQVMKTAASALNSIYPKSEQVQALYNNALQFVRQEQSEEMRKFIQEQGSNSPDILLPDPDGNEVALSSLLGKVVLVQFWAAVDRASRIQNPVLVEAYNKYKRKGFEIYQVSVDVNRAEWVDAIDQDKLTWINVGDMEGSKMAAAVYNVQSIPFNYLLNEEGKIVAKNLRGPALDKALAQLLD
- a CDS encoding bifunctional riboflavin kinase/FAD synthetase encodes the protein MKIHYSLDDFNAINPVVTIGTFDGLHKGHQSVIEELQQLAKEINGETVIFTFYPHPRVVTSPDEKSLRLLTTKEEKIKLFKKFGVDHLIIYPFNKEFAELSYTDFVKDILVNKIGTRCLVVGYDHRFGKNREGGYEYLLECAEKNNFTVKKTDALSVEAEKVSSTKIRAALQSGDIKKANQYLDYEFTLHGTVVKGMQLGRKLGFPTANIEASDKYKIIPGYGVYAVLIEIEDKQYKGMLNIGTRPTFNNNADNRSIEVNIFDFSGDMYGDDITLIFIDKIREEQKFSGVDALVEQLKTDKKVAVELLTDY
- a CDS encoding endonuclease/exonuclease/phosphatase family protein, which encodes MRKALRNILFFVNILLALALAASYLSVYIAPDKYWLPSIFGMAYPFLLGGNLLFIVLWILFKPRYTLLSVGMVLIGWGYFTRFMQIKGKSSEEADIKVVSYNVKHFVADTSGTQKENATKIISFLADQNADIICLQEARLRKNSIFNLAQTVQDLESIKHYQFARSSTTYGSVTMTRYPILYMGEIRFENSRNITIYTDVLIDSDTVRIFNIHLQSYHIDPDKYSIIESPGISEEKDIKEVKEMSAKFREAFRLRAEQVREIRKYIDQSPHNVIVCGDFNDTPVSFSYHTLADGLTDAFVNSGQGIGRTYIGKLPSFRIDYILHGDRFESYNFETLDYRMSDHLPISCSLLKQD
- the prmC gene encoding peptide chain release factor N(5)-glutamine methyltransferase codes for the protein MQKTIQYIRAELAPFYPETEISGFIQMIMNSVLGLSYTQMILEKDRVLENYESDRIKSIVQRLKTHEPIQYILGVAEFYGLQLKVKPGVLIPRPETEELVEWICKTEIPASAKILDIGTGSGCIPLALKNELPTTVVMAVDVSETALSLATENAQKNKLEVAFEHADILNWQELSWPQFDVIVSNPPYVMEREKKQMEANVLEHEPELALFVSDSDPLIFYRTIAQFAAKQLNESGYLFFEINENLGDEMVALVKQLGFKSIELRRDLNNKNRMLRCQK